TCGAACAAGGGGTCGGCCGGTACACGCGGCGCGCGGGGAACGGGCCGATGATCGCCCCGACCGTCGCGAGATAGCCGGCTGTCGCGGCTCTCGCGGATCGCGCGCCGCTCGCCATCTTCGGGCTGCTGCCAGGCCCGCTGCCCGTCGTTAAAGCGGCCGGCCGGGCGGCGGTCGGCCTCGAATTCCAGCGCTTCGAGTTCGAGCTTCTTGCCCAGCAGTTTTTCCAGATCCCCCATCAGGCGCGTGTCGCGCCCGCTCACGAACGACACCGCCAAGCCCGACGCGCCCGCGCGGCCGGTACGCCCGATGCGGTGCACGTAGTCTTCGGCATTGAACGGAATGTCGAAGTTGAACACCGCAGGCACGTCCTTGATGTCCAGGCCGCGTGCGGCCACGTCGGTGCAGACCAGCAGATCCACTTCGCCAGCCTTGAAGGCGGCGAGTGCCTTCAGGCGCTCGTCCTGGCTCTTGTCGCCGTGCAGCGCGGCCGTGTTCAGGCCCTCGCGCTCCAGCGAGCGCGCCAGGCGCGCGCAACCGAGCTTGCTGTTGACGAACACGAAGGCTTGCTTGAGGCCACGCTCGCGCAGGACCTGCTTGAGAATGCCACGCTTGTCGTCGTCTTCCACGCGGTAGAAATGCTGTTCGACGGTGGAGGCCGTGGCGTTGGAGCGCGCCACCTCGATCGTCACCGGGTCCTGCAGGTAGCTGTTGGCCAAGCGCTTGATTTCGGGCGAGAACGTGGCCGAGAACAGCAGCGTGGTGCGCTGTTTGGGCAGGTAGGAGAGGATGCGCTGGAGGTCGGGAAGGAAACCGATGTCGAGCATGCGGTCGGCTTCGTCGAGCACCACGTACTCCACCTGGTTGAGCACGCAGTTCTTGGCCTCGATGTGGTCCAGCAGACGGCCGGGCGTCGCCACCAGCACCTCGACGCCCTTCTTGAGCTCGAGCGTCTGCGGCTTCATGTCGATCCCGCCGAACACCACCGTGCTGCGCAGGTTGGTGTACTTCGCGTACAGCTTGACCTGCTCGGCCACTTGGTCGGCCAGTTCGCGCGTGGGCAGCAGCACCAGGGCGCGCACCGGGTGGCGCGCGGGCGAGGTGGAGGCGTTTTCGTGCTTGAGCATGCGCTGCAGCAGCGGCAGCGTGAAGGCTGCGGTCTTGCCGGTGCCGGTCTGGGCTGCGCCCATCACGTCACGGCCTTGCAGCACCACCGGAATCGCCTGCGCCTGGATCGGCGTCATGGTCGCGTAGCCCATTTCGGCCACGGCCCGCTCGATGGCGGGCGAAAGAGAAAGTTCGGAGAAAGATTGGGTCATTGCGGTACGGGTGAGGGCCCTCGACTCGCTGGGCCAGGCGCCCCTCAGCAGGGGAGCAGCCGGCCCCGGGAACGCCCGACGAACGGCTAGAAAGCCTCGTATTGTCTCACTTCGACCTTATTGGGCTCAAAAAGCCGCCCGGGAGCGCCAAGTGCGTCGATCCAGGAGTGCCGAGGATCCGGCTCCGCCGGTCCCAGGCACTGCCCCCTGGGGGTGACGACGCAGGCGGCGCGGGGGGTGGGGCCGTTCAAAGCGTACCCGCTTTGAACGTGTCGCAACTCTGGACATTTCCGCTCTGCAAACCGGCATTGAACCAGCGCTGGCGCTGCGCGCTGGTGCCATGGGTGAAGCTGTCCGGCACCACCTGGCCCTGGCTCTTTCGCTGCAAGGCGTCGTCGCCGATGGCGGCAGCGGCGTTGAGCGCCTCTTCCACGTCACCCGGCTCCAGGATGGCTTTGTTCTTGTGGTTGTGGTGTGCCCAGATGCCGGCGAAACAATCGGCCTGCAGCTCCAGCTTCACCGACATGGCGTTGTACTCCCGCTCGCTCACGCGGCCGCGCGCCTTCTCCATCTGCTCGGTCAGGCCCAGCAGGTTCTGCACGTGGTGGCCGACCTCGTGCGCGATCACGTAGGCCTGGGCGAAATCGCCCGGGGCGCCGAGCTGGCGGCGCAAGGTGTCGTAGAAGCTCAGGTCGATGTAGACCTTCTGATCGCCCGGGCAGTAGAACGGCCCCATGGCCGCCTGTCCCGTGCCGCAAGCGGTGGGCGTGGCGCCCCGGAACAGCACCAGGCGCGGCTTCTGGTATTGCGCGCCCGCCTGCTGGAACACCTGGCCCCACACGTCTTCGGTGCCACCGAGCACGGCGGCCACGAAGCGGCCCATGTCGTCGGTCGGCGCCTGCGTCGGGCCTTGCGTGGTTTCCACCTGCGCGGTGGGGGACGAGCCATCGCCCACGCCACCGAGCACGCCCAGGATGGTCATGGGGTTGATGCCGAAGATCCAGCCCGCCACCAAGGCGATGGCGATGGTGCCCAGGCCAAGGCCTTTGCCACCGACGCGCCTGCCGCCCCCCAGGCCGCCAAAACCGCCACCACTGGGGTCAGAGCGGCGGTCTTCGACCTGGTCGGACTGGCGGTTGTTTTCCCATTTCATGGCATGCCTCCTGCGCAACGCAAGCCGTTGCAGGCGCCATTATCCGGCGCGACGCGAAGTCAGGCCTTCGGCAGCGTCACGCCAGTTTGACCTTGGTATTTGCCACCGCGGTCCTTGTAGCTGACCTCGCACACGTCGTCCTTGTCGCTTTCGAAGAACAGCACCTGGGCGCAGCCCTCGCCCGCGTAGATCTTGGCCGGCAGCGGCGTGGTGTTGCTGAACTCCAGCGTCACATAGCCTTCCCACTCCGGCTCGAAGGGCGTGACGTTGACGATGATGCCGCAGCGGGCATAAGTGCTCTTGCCCAGGCAGATGGTGAGCACGTTGCGCGGGATGCGGAAGTACTCCAGCGTGCGCGCCAGCGCGAAGCTGTTGGGCGGGATCACGCAGACGTCCTTGTTCACATCGACAAAGGAGTTCTCATCGAAGTTCTTCGGGTCCACCACCGTGCTGTGGATGTTGGTGAACACCTTGAATTCCGGCGCGCAGCGGATGTCGTAGCCGTAGCTCGAGGTACCGTAGCTGATCACCTTCTTGCCGTCCACCTGCCGCACCTGGCCCGGTTCGAACGGCTCGATCAGGCCGTGTTGTTCGGCCATGCGGCGGATCCATTTGTCGCTTTTGATGCTCATGGGCCGCGATTGTAGGTGCCGTCTCCAAACCTGCCGCTTCGTCAATCCCCTCATCAACTTACCGTAATTTCAGTAATTACTGAAAATTCAATCCAAAGCAGTTACAGTCCATGCCATGCCGCTGCAAGATCACCTTCCGCCGCTCAACCGCGAGTTCGTCGCCCATTTCGGTGAAATGGGCAGCCGTTGGGGCATCAACCGCACCGTGGGGCAGATCTATGCCCTGCTGTTCATTTCACCGAACGCGCTCAACGCAGACGACATCGCCGAAACCCTGGAGTTCTCCCGTTCGAACGTGAGCATGGGGCTGAAGGAATTGCAGGCTTGGCGCCTGGTGCGCCTGCGCCACCAGCCGGGCGATCGGCGCGAGTATTTCGAGGCTCCGGCCGATGTGTGGGAGATCTTCCGCGTGCTGGCCGAGGAGCGCCGCCGCCGCGAAGTCGAGCCCACGCTCTCCATGCTGCGCACCGCCTTGCTCGAAACCCCCAAGACCGAGGCCGAGCGCCACGCCCAGACCCGCATGCGCGAGATGCACGACCTGATCGACCGGCTCATGACCTGGTTCGACGACGTGCAGAAGCTCGCGCCCGAAACCGCCTTGCAACTAATGGGCATGGGCGCTACCGTCACGCGTGTGCTCGAACTCAAGGACCGGCTCACCGGCAAGGCCCCCGCCGCACGCGCCAGCAAACCCCACAAGACAGACCACAAGACCGACCGCAAGGCCACCTGATCCCGGGAGACCGCCATGGACCTCGACACACTGCTGCTCTCGCGCATCCAGTTCGCCACGAACATCAGCTTCCACATCCTCTTTCCCACGATCACCATCGGCCTGGGCTGGTTTCTGGTTTTCTTTCGCGTGCGCTACCTGCAGACGCGCGAGCACGCCTGGGAAGAGGCTTACTACTTCTGGACCAAGGTGTTCGCGCTGAGCTTCGCGCTGGGGGTGGTCTCGGGCATCACCATGAGCTTTCAGTTCGGCACCAATTGGCCGGGCTTCATGGAAAAGACGGGCAACATCTCCGGACCGCTGCTGGGCTACGAGGTGCTCACCGCCTTCTTCCTGGAGGCCGGCTTCCTCGGCATCATGCTCTTCGGCCGTGGCCGAGTGAGCGAGCGCGTGCACCTCATCGCCACCTTGCTCGTGGCCAGCGGCACCACCCTCTCGGCCTTCTGGATCCTCAGCCTGAACTCCTGGCTGCAGACCCCCGCAGGCTACGAGATCGTCAACGGAGAGTTCTTCGCCGCCGACTGGTTCGCCATCGTCTTCAACCCCTCATTCCCGTACCGCCTCGCGCACAAGCTGCTGGCGGCCACGCTGACCGCGTCCTTCCTGGTCGCAGGCCTGAGCGCCTGGCAGTTGCTCAAGGGCTGTGCCACGGATGGCACGCACAAGGCCCTGCGCGCCGCCGTGTTCGCCGCGGCCATTGCGATCCCGCTGCAGTTCTTCGTGGGCGACCTGCATGGCCTGAACACGCTGAAGCACCAGCCCGCCAAGATCGCCGCCATGGAAGCCGTGTGGGAGACCGAGAAAGGCGCCGCGCTCACCCTGTTCGGCATTCCCGACGAGAAGACGGGCACCACGCACTATGCGGTGAAAGTACCCAAGCTGGGCAGCCTGATCCTCACGCACGAATGGGACGGCGAACTCCAGGGCATCGCCGAATTCCCCAACGCGCACCCGCCGGTGGCACCGGTGTTCTTTGCCTTCCGGGTCATGGTGGGCGTGGCCTCGCTCATGCTGCTGGTGGCGCTGTGGGGCGTCTGGAAGCTGTGGCCGCAGCGCCGCAACGCCCAGCTGGCACTGCCGCGCCCGCTGCTGTGGGCGCTCGCGGGCATGACCTTCTCGGGCTGGCTGGCCACGCTGGCGGGCTGGTACGTCACCGAAATCGGCCGCCAGCCCTTCATGGTCTATGGCCTGCTGCGCACGGCCGACCTGGCCACCACGGTCGCACCGCCCTATGTGGCGCTCACCCTCGCGGCCTACCTCATGGTCTACGGCCTGCTGCTCGTCACCTATGTGGGCGTGCTCAAGTACATGGCCGAACACCCGGTGCATCCCGCGCCGGAAGCACCGCACGGTGAACTCGGCAAGGCAGGAGTCTGAACATGAGCTGGTCCGAATTCCTCCCCCTGTTCTTCATGGCCGTGATGGGCCTGACCCTGCTGGCTTACGTGGTGCTCGACGGCTACGACCTCGGCGTGGGCCTGCTGTTGCCGCTGGGCACCGACGAGCAGAAGGACACCATGATCGCCAGCATCGGCCCGTTCTGGGACGCCAACGAAACCTGGCTGGTGCTGGGCGTGGGTGTGCTGCTGATCGCCTTCCCCAAGGCGCATGGCCTGGTGCTGCAGGCCCTGTACCTGCCCGCGGCCCTCATGCTCATCGGCCTGATCCTGCGCGGCGTCGCCTTCGACTTCCGCGCCAAGGCCCCGGCCCCCTACAAGCCGTTCTGGAACCGCGCCTTCTTCACCGGCTCGCTGATGGCCAGCGCGGCCCAGGGCTGGATGCTGGGCAGCTACATCACCGGCTTCGACCACGGCGGCCTGGGCTGGCTGTTCAGCATGGGCATCGCCATCACGCTGCCGGCCTCCTACTTGCTGCTGGGCGCGGGCTGGCTGATCATGAAGGCCGAAGGCGATCTGCAACAGCGGGCGGTGCGCTGGGCGCGGCGCGGGCTGTGGCCCATGGGCGTGGCCCTGCTCGCGATCTCGGCGGCCACGCCGCTGGTGAACGCCTCCGTATTCGACAAGTGGTTCGGCATGCCGCAGCTCTTCGCGCTGTTGCCGGTGCCGCTGGTGTGCGCCGCGGCCTTCTTCGCGGTGCGCTGGGTGGTCATGCGGCCCGCGCTGATCGGCGCGGGCTACGGCTGGCTGGTGTTCGGGAACACGGTGCTCATCTTCGTGCTGGCCTTCTTCGGTCTGGCCTACAGCATCTTCCCGCACATCGTCATCGGCAAGCTCACGCTCTGGGAGGCCGCGGCCGCGACCCACTCGCTCACGGTGAATTTCATCGGCGTGGCGATCACGCTGCCGGTGATCATCGGCTACACGGTCTTCATGTACCGGGTGTTCTGGGGCAAGGCGCACCCGCTCACGTACAACTGACCCCCCCCCCCGCCGCACTGCGCGCGTCCCCCTCAAGGCGGCACACCCTCGGACCGGCAAAGCCGGATCCTCGGGTGCTCTGGCTCGCGGTACGTCGCGCCGGACCAGGGCCTGGTTACGCTGTGACCATCTCGCTCCTGCGACGAACGCGCTGCGCCGGCGCGAAGCCGAGCACGCGCGCCATATCGGCCACCAGCGCGTGGATCAGGACATGCTGCATGCCAGACCCGCTCTGGAAGACTTTGTCGGTCACGAAGCCGAAACACCGGTACAGCCTGGCCAGCAGCGGTGAGCAGGAGGCGTGCAGGTACTGCACATCGTTCGTCTTGAGCAACTCCTGCACGGAGAGCGCCACGCAGGCCTGCAGCGTGGCCATGCTGCGGTGCTCGGGTGCCACGATCAGCCGGCCCACTTCCCAACTGCTCGCGCCGAACGCGGCCTTCGACCGGGTCTCACCGGCCCAGGCCTTCTCCGCCAGGGTGACGCCGTGGCCACAGGGAATGAAGCGGATCGTGGCGATCAATGTCTCGTCTCGCCAGATGGCCATGACCATGCCCAAGCGGTCCTTCTGACGTTCCAGCGCCTGGGCGCCGGGATCCAGGTCGTGTTCCGCGTCGATCGGGGCGTGCTCGCGCAAGCCCATGATGAGCGGGCCTTCCCGGTCCATGTCGAGCACACGGACGGACAAGCGGGGCTCGGTGGGCGGCGCGGCGGCGCGCGCGCGATGGCCCTCTCGAAGGCCGGCGGCGGACCGCCCATGGAATGCGCGGTGTGCGCGGGCATGCGGTGTGCGTGCGATGGTTTGCATGAGATTTCCTCTGGGATGGACCCAACGACGCGCCGGATCGGCGCAGAGGAATGGTGGGGCGCGTTCATGGCACGGGAAACACCCGCCCCCGTACTTTCTGCAAACCAGAGGCCAGGGACGTCAGGCCGTGGCGGGCTGGGCCAGCGCAAGGCCGAGCGCGCGCGCCACGTCGTCCACCGGCGCATGGATCAGGACATGGGGCGCGCCGGTCTCGCCGCACACCGTGCTCTCGGTGGCAAAGCCAAACCAGCGGTACAGCCGGGCCAGCAAGGGCGAGCAGGAGGCGTGCAGGTAGCGCGCATCGGTGTGCTGCAGCAAGGTCTGCAGCGACAGCGCCAGACAGGTCCGCAGCAGGTCCATGCTGCGGTGCTCCGGCGCCACGATCAGGCGACCCACCTCCCAGCTGCGCACGCCAAACGCGCGCCTCGCCCGCGTCACATCGGCCCAGCGCTTTTCGGCCAGGGTGACGCCGTGGCCAGACGGCATCAGGCGGATGGTGGCGATCAAGGCATCGCCGTGCCAGAACGCCATCACCATGCCCAGGCGGTCCTTCACGCCCTCCAGCGCATCCGCGCCGGGGTCCAGATCGCGCTCGGCCTCCATGGGCGCGTGGGCGCGCAAGCCCGCGACGAGCGAGCGCTCCCTGGTCATGTCCAACACGCGGACGCGCAGCCCGGACGCCACGGGCTCATGGGGTGAGGCACAACGAAACCTCGCCTGGGAAGCGCGGCAGGAAACACGGTGAAAAGCCGGTGCGGCTGTAGGCATGAGAATCCTCCTTGGGTTGAATCAACAAGGCGCCTTTCGAGCGCGAAGGAATACTGGACAAGTTCAAACCGAACGCCAGATTCCCACCGTCAATTCATGCAAAAGGATTCGTTCTCAAAGAAAACCATCTAAGAAAACCATCTGATGCCCGGCCTTCGCCAGACCAGGCATCGGCGCTACCGGAGCGCGCCGCCCGCCGCCACCGTGCGCGCCACCACCCGGTCATCGCCCAGCACGATCAGCGCGAACAGCAGCTCGTCCAGGCTGTCGGCCTGCTGGGTCTTGCGCGCGAGCAAGGGCGTGGCCCGCGGATCGAGCACGATGAAATCGGCCTCGTTTCCTGGCTGCAGGTTGCCCACCACCCCATCGAGCCCCAGCGCGCGCGCCGCACCCGACGTGTGCTGCCACC
The sequence above is a segment of the Hydrogenophaga sp. BPS33 genome. Coding sequences within it:
- a CDS encoding DEAD/DEAH box helicase, which codes for MTQSFSELSLSPAIERAVAEMGYATMTPIQAQAIPVVLQGRDVMGAAQTGTGKTAAFTLPLLQRMLKHENASTSPARHPVRALVLLPTRELADQVAEQVKLYAKYTNLRSTVVFGGIDMKPQTLELKKGVEVLVATPGRLLDHIEAKNCVLNQVEYVVLDEADRMLDIGFLPDLQRILSYLPKQRTTLLFSATFSPEIKRLANSYLQDPVTIEVARSNATASTVEQHFYRVEDDDKRGILKQVLRERGLKQAFVFVNSKLGCARLARSLEREGLNTAALHGDKSQDERLKALAAFKAGEVDLLVCTDVAARGLDIKDVPAVFNFDIPFNAEDYVHRIGRTGRAGASGLAVSFVSGRDTRLMGDLEKLLGKKLELEALEFEADRRPAGRFNDGQRAWQQPEDGERRAIRESRDSRLSRDGRGDHRPVPRAPRVPADPLFDKPYEPSTPADTPPSWEASQRPAARSPVSPNIKSRRNKVPALFKSAPAPVQES
- a CDS encoding cytochrome ubiquinol oxidase subunit I, with translation MDLDTLLLSRIQFATNISFHILFPTITIGLGWFLVFFRVRYLQTREHAWEEAYYFWTKVFALSFALGVVSGITMSFQFGTNWPGFMEKTGNISGPLLGYEVLTAFFLEAGFLGIMLFGRGRVSERVHLIATLLVASGTTLSAFWILSLNSWLQTPAGYEIVNGEFFAADWFAIVFNPSFPYRLAHKLLAATLTASFLVAGLSAWQLLKGCATDGTHKALRAAVFAAAIAIPLQFFVGDLHGLNTLKHQPAKIAAMEAVWETEKGAALTLFGIPDEKTGTTHYAVKVPKLGSLILTHEWDGELQGIAEFPNAHPPVAPVFFAFRVMVGVASLMLLVALWGVWKLWPQRRNAQLALPRPLLWALAGMTFSGWLATLAGWYVTEIGRQPFMVYGLLRTADLATTVAPPYVALTLAAYLMVYGLLLVTYVGVLKYMAEHPVHPAPEAPHGELGKAGV
- a CDS encoding GbsR/MarR family transcriptional regulator; this encodes MPLQDHLPPLNREFVAHFGEMGSRWGINRTVGQIYALLFISPNALNADDIAETLEFSRSNVSMGLKELQAWRLVRLRHQPGDRREYFEAPADVWEIFRVLAEERRRREVEPTLSMLRTALLETPKTEAERHAQTRMREMHDLIDRLMTWFDDVQKLAPETALQLMGMGATVTRVLELKDRLTGKAPAARASKPHKTDHKTDRKAT
- the ypfJ gene encoding KPN_02809 family neutral zinc metallopeptidase; the protein is MKWENNRQSDQVEDRRSDPSGGGFGGLGGGRRVGGKGLGLGTIAIALVAGWIFGINPMTILGVLGGVGDGSSPTAQVETTQGPTQAPTDDMGRFVAAVLGGTEDVWGQVFQQAGAQYQKPRLVLFRGATPTACGTGQAAMGPFYCPGDQKVYIDLSFYDTLRRQLGAPGDFAQAYVIAHEVGHHVQNLLGLTEQMEKARGRVSEREYNAMSVKLELQADCFAGIWAHHNHKNKAILEPGDVEEALNAAAAIGDDALQRKSQGQVVPDSFTHGTSAQRQRWFNAGLQSGNVQSCDTFKAGTL
- a CDS encoding cytochrome d ubiquinol oxidase subunit II, with the translated sequence MSWSEFLPLFFMAVMGLTLLAYVVLDGYDLGVGLLLPLGTDEQKDTMIASIGPFWDANETWLVLGVGVLLIAFPKAHGLVLQALYLPAALMLIGLILRGVAFDFRAKAPAPYKPFWNRAFFTGSLMASAAQGWMLGSYITGFDHGGLGWLFSMGIAITLPASYLLLGAGWLIMKAEGDLQQRAVRWARRGLWPMGVALLAISAATPLVNASVFDKWFGMPQLFALLPVPLVCAAAFFAVRWVVMRPALIGAGYGWLVFGNTVLIFVLAFFGLAYSIFPHIVIGKLTLWEAAAATHSLTVNFIGVAITLPVIIGYTVFMYRVFWGKAHPLTYN
- a CDS encoding N-acyl amino acid synthase FeeM domain-containing protein, producing MQTIARTPHARAHRAFHGRSAAGLREGHRARAAAPPTEPRLSVRVLDMDREGPLIMGLREHAPIDAEHDLDPGAQALERQKDRLGMVMAIWRDETLIATIRFIPCGHGVTLAEKAWAGETRSKAAFGASSWEVGRLIVAPEHRSMATLQACVALSVQELLKTNDVQYLHASCSPLLARLYRCFGFVTDKVFQSGSGMQHVLIHALVADMARVLGFAPAQRVRRRSEMVTA
- a CDS encoding N-acyl amino acid synthase FeeM domain-containing protein, which produces MASGLRVRVLDMTRERSLVAGLRAHAPMEAERDLDPGADALEGVKDRLGMVMAFWHGDALIATIRLMPSGHGVTLAEKRWADVTRARRAFGVRSWEVGRLIVAPEHRSMDLLRTCLALSLQTLLQHTDARYLHASCSPLLARLYRWFGFATESTVCGETGAPHVLIHAPVDDVARALGLALAQPATA
- the dcd gene encoding dCTP deaminase, which translates into the protein MSIKSDKWIRRMAEQHGLIEPFEPGQVRQVDGKKVISYGTSSYGYDIRCAPEFKVFTNIHSTVVDPKNFDENSFVDVNKDVCVIPPNSFALARTLEYFRIPRNVLTICLGKSTYARCGIIVNVTPFEPEWEGYVTLEFSNTTPLPAKIYAGEGCAQVLFFESDKDDVCEVSYKDRGGKYQGQTGVTLPKA